Proteins encoded together in one Rhinopithecus roxellana isolate Shanxi Qingling chromosome 3, ASM756505v1, whole genome shotgun sequence window:
- the SPATA24 gene encoding spermatogenesis-associated protein 24, translating to MATPLGWSKAGSGSVCLAFDQLRDVIESQEELIHQLRNVMVLQDENFVSKEEFQAVEKKLVEEKAAHAKTKVLLAKEEEKLQFALGEVEVLSKQLEKEKLAFEKALSSVKSKVLQESSKKDQLITKCNEIESHIIKQEDILNGKENEIKELQQVISQQKQIFRNHMSDFRIQKQQESYMAQVLDQKRKKASGTHQAHSHQHPREK from the exons ATGGCGACGCCCCTCGGGTGGTCGAAGGCGGGGTCAGGATCTGTGTGTCTCGCCTTCGATCAACTGCGGGACGTGATTGAGTCTCAGGAGGAACTGATCCACCAGCTGAGGAACGTG ATGGTTCTCCAGGACGAAAATTTTGTCAGTAAAGAAGAGTTCCAGGCAGTGGAGAAGAAGCTGGTG GAAGAGAAAGCTGCCCATGCCAAGACCAAGGTCCTCCTGGCCAAGGAAGAGGAGAAGTTACAGTTTGCCCTCGGAGAGGTAGAGGTGCTGTCCAAACAGCTGGAGAAAGAGAAGCTGGCCTTTGAAAAAGC GCTCTCCAGTGTCAAAAGCAAAGTCCTACAGGAGTCCAGCAAGAAGGACCAGCTCATCACCAAATGCAATG AGATTGAGTCTCACATTATAAAGCAAGAAGATATACTTAATGGCAAAGAGAATGAGATTAAAGAGTTGCAGCAAGTTATCAGCCAGCAGAAACAGATCTTCAG GAATCACATGTCTGACTTCCGGATCCAGAAGCAGCAGGAGAGCTACATGGCCCAGGTGCTGGACCAGAAGCGTAAGAAAGCCTCAGGGACGCATCAGGCCCACAGCCACCAGCATcccagggaaaaataa